The following coding sequences lie in one Hippopotamus amphibius kiboko isolate mHipAmp2 chromosome 17, mHipAmp2.hap2, whole genome shotgun sequence genomic window:
- the ALDH3A2 gene encoding aldehyde dehydrogenase family 3 member A2 isoform X1, with product MQREVQRVRAAFGSGRSRALAFRRRQLEALRAMVQERERDILAALAADLSRSELNGYSQEVITVLMEIDLVLERLPEWAAAKPAQKNLLTMLDEAYIQPEPLGVVLIIGAWNYPFLLIIQPLIGAIAAGNAAIVKPSEVSENTAKVLTKLLPQYLDQDLYAVVNGGVEETTELLKQRFDHILYTGNAAVGKVVMEAAAKHLTPVTLELGGKSPCYVDRDCDLDVACRRIAWGKYMNCGQMCIAPDYVLCEPSLQDAIVQKVKEAVKEFYGENIKESPDYERIINLRHFKRLRGLLEGQKIAFGGEMDEATRYIAPTILTDVDPETKVMQEEIFGPILPIVPVQSAEAATRFINEREKPLTLYVFSRNSKLIKQMIDGTSSGGVVGNDVIMHFTLSSLPFGGVGSSGMGAYHGKYSFDTFSHQRPCLLKSLRGESVNKLRYPPNSQSKVDWAKLLVLKRFSRGKLSLLLLALLGVVVAVLIKKYQAVLRRKALVIFLGIHRLLSREQRTEPSSVC from the exons ATGCAGCGCGAGGTGCAGCGGGTTCGCGCGGCCTTCGGCTCCGGCCGCTCGCGCGCGCTGGCGTTCCGGCGGCGGCAGCTGGAGGCCCTGCGCGCGATGGTGCAGGAGCGCGAACGGGACATCCTGGCGGCCCTCGCCGCGGACCTGAGCAGG AGTGAGTTGAACGGATACAGTCAAGAAGTCATCACCGTGCTGATGGAAATCGATCTCGTGCTGGAGAGGCTTCCTGAATGGGCTGCTGCTAAACCAGCTCAGAAGAATCTGCTCACCATGCTGGACGAGGCCTACATCCAGCCAGAGCCCCTGGGCGTCGTGCTGATTATTGGAGCTTGGAACTACCCGTTTCTCCTCATCATCCAGCCTCTGATTGGAGCCATCGCTGCAG GAAATGCTGCAATTGTCAAGCCTTCTGAAGTGAGTGAAAATACAGCCAAGGTCTTGACTAAGCTGCTCCCTCAGTACTTAGACCAG gACCTGTATGCTGTTGTGAATGGTGGTGTCGAGGAAACCACGGAGCTTCTGAAGCAGCGATTTGACCACATTCTCTACACGGGAAACGCCGCCGTGGGGAAGGTTGTCATGGAAGCCGCTGCCAAGCACCTGACCCCTGTGACCCTTGAACTGGGAGGGAAGAGCCCGTGTTACGTCGACAGAGACTGTGACTTGGACGTTGCCTGCAG ACGCATCGCCTGGGGCAAGTACATGAACTGCGGTCAGATGTGCATCGCCCCCGACTACGTGCTCTGCGAGCCGTCCCTCCAGGACGCGATTGTGCAGAAGGTGAAGGAGGCCGTGAAG gaattttatggagaaaatataaaagaatccCCTGACTATGAAAGGATCATCAATCTTCGTCATTTTAAGAGGCTACGAGGTTTGCTTGAAGGACAGAAGATAGCTTTTGGTGGAGAAATGGATGAGGCTACACGGTACATAG CCCCGACAATACTCACTGATGTGGATCCTGAAACCAAGGTGATGCAAGAAGAAATTTTTGGACCAATTCTCCCAATCGTGCCCGTGCAGAGTGCAGAGGCAGCCACCCGGTTCATAAATGAGCGCGAGAAGCCCCTGACTCTCTACGTGTTTTCCCGTAACAGTAAG CTCATCAAGCAGATGATCGACGGCACGTCCAGCGGGGGCGTCGTGGGCAACGACGTCATCATGCACTTCACGCTCAGCTCCCTGCCCTTCGGCGGCGTGG GGTCCAGTGGGATGGGGGCGTATCACGGAAAATACAGTTTTGATACTTTTTCTCATCAACGTCCCTGTCTGTTAAAAAGCCTGAGGGGAGAAAGTGTCAACAAACTCCGATATCCTCCCAACAGCCAGTCGAAGGTGGACTGGGCAAAGCTTCTCGTCCTGAAACGGTTCAGCAGGGGAAAGCTCAGCCTGCTGCTGCTCGCCCTCCTGGGCGTCGTGGTGGCCGTGCTCATCAAG AAATACCAGGCTGTGCTGAGGAGAAAGGCCCTGGTGATTTTTCTGGGGATTCACAGACTGCTGTCCCGTGAGCAGCGCACAGAGCCGAGCTCTGTCTGTTGA
- the ALDH3A2 gene encoding aldehyde dehydrogenase family 3 member A2 isoform X2, translating into MQREVQRVRAAFGSGRSRALAFRRRQLEALRAMVQERERDILAALAADLSRSELNGYSQEVITVLMEIDLVLERLPEWAAAKPAQKNLLTMLDEAYIQPEPLGVVLIIGAWNYPFLLIIQPLIGAIAAGNAAIVKPSEVSENTAKVLTKLLPQYLDQDLYAVVNGGVEETTELLKQRFDHILYTGNAAVGKVVMEAAAKHLTPVTLELGGKSPCYVDRDCDLDVACRRIAWGKYMNCGQMCIAPDYVLCEPSLQDAIVQKVKEAVKEFYGENIKESPDYERIINLRHFKRLRGLLEGQKIAFGGEMDEATRYIAPTILTDVDPETKVMQEEIFGPILPIVPVQSAEAATRFINEREKPLTLYVFSRNSKLIKQMIDGTSSGGVVGNDVIMHFTLSSLPFGGVGSSGMGAYHGKYSFDTFSHQRPCLLKSLRGESVNKLRYPPNSQSKVDWAKLLVLKRFSRGKLSLLLLALLGVVVAVLIKACYH; encoded by the exons ATGCAGCGCGAGGTGCAGCGGGTTCGCGCGGCCTTCGGCTCCGGCCGCTCGCGCGCGCTGGCGTTCCGGCGGCGGCAGCTGGAGGCCCTGCGCGCGATGGTGCAGGAGCGCGAACGGGACATCCTGGCGGCCCTCGCCGCGGACCTGAGCAGG AGTGAGTTGAACGGATACAGTCAAGAAGTCATCACCGTGCTGATGGAAATCGATCTCGTGCTGGAGAGGCTTCCTGAATGGGCTGCTGCTAAACCAGCTCAGAAGAATCTGCTCACCATGCTGGACGAGGCCTACATCCAGCCAGAGCCCCTGGGCGTCGTGCTGATTATTGGAGCTTGGAACTACCCGTTTCTCCTCATCATCCAGCCTCTGATTGGAGCCATCGCTGCAG GAAATGCTGCAATTGTCAAGCCTTCTGAAGTGAGTGAAAATACAGCCAAGGTCTTGACTAAGCTGCTCCCTCAGTACTTAGACCAG gACCTGTATGCTGTTGTGAATGGTGGTGTCGAGGAAACCACGGAGCTTCTGAAGCAGCGATTTGACCACATTCTCTACACGGGAAACGCCGCCGTGGGGAAGGTTGTCATGGAAGCCGCTGCCAAGCACCTGACCCCTGTGACCCTTGAACTGGGAGGGAAGAGCCCGTGTTACGTCGACAGAGACTGTGACTTGGACGTTGCCTGCAG ACGCATCGCCTGGGGCAAGTACATGAACTGCGGTCAGATGTGCATCGCCCCCGACTACGTGCTCTGCGAGCCGTCCCTCCAGGACGCGATTGTGCAGAAGGTGAAGGAGGCCGTGAAG gaattttatggagaaaatataaaagaatccCCTGACTATGAAAGGATCATCAATCTTCGTCATTTTAAGAGGCTACGAGGTTTGCTTGAAGGACAGAAGATAGCTTTTGGTGGAGAAATGGATGAGGCTACACGGTACATAG CCCCGACAATACTCACTGATGTGGATCCTGAAACCAAGGTGATGCAAGAAGAAATTTTTGGACCAATTCTCCCAATCGTGCCCGTGCAGAGTGCAGAGGCAGCCACCCGGTTCATAAATGAGCGCGAGAAGCCCCTGACTCTCTACGTGTTTTCCCGTAACAGTAAG CTCATCAAGCAGATGATCGACGGCACGTCCAGCGGGGGCGTCGTGGGCAACGACGTCATCATGCACTTCACGCTCAGCTCCCTGCCCTTCGGCGGCGTGG GGTCCAGTGGGATGGGGGCGTATCACGGAAAATACAGTTTTGATACTTTTTCTCATCAACGTCCCTGTCTGTTAAAAAGCCTGAGGGGAGAAAGTGTCAACAAACTCCGATATCCTCCCAACAGCCAGTCGAAGGTGGACTGGGCAAAGCTTCTCGTCCTGAAACGGTTCAGCAGGGGAAAGCTCAGCCTGCTGCTGCTCGCCCTCCTGGGCGTCGTGGTGGCCGTGCTCATCAAG GCCTGCTACCACTGA
- the ALDH3A2 gene encoding aldehyde dehydrogenase family 3 member A2 isoform X3 encodes MEIDLVLERLPEWAAAKPAQKNLLTMLDEAYIQPEPLGVVLIIGAWNYPFLLIIQPLIGAIAAGNAAIVKPSEVSENTAKVLTKLLPQYLDQDLYAVVNGGVEETTELLKQRFDHILYTGNAAVGKVVMEAAAKHLTPVTLELGGKSPCYVDRDCDLDVACRRIAWGKYMNCGQMCIAPDYVLCEPSLQDAIVQKVKEAVKEFYGENIKESPDYERIINLRHFKRLRGLLEGQKIAFGGEMDEATRYIAPTILTDVDPETKVMQEEIFGPILPIVPVQSAEAATRFINEREKPLTLYVFSRNSKLIKQMIDGTSSGGVVGNDVIMHFTLSSLPFGGVGSSGMGAYHGKYSFDTFSHQRPCLLKSLRGESVNKLRYPPNSQSKVDWAKLLVLKRFSRGKLSLLLLALLGVVVAVLIKKYQAVLRRKALVIFLGIHRLLSREQRTEPSSVC; translated from the exons ATGGAAATCGATCTCGTGCTGGAGAGGCTTCCTGAATGGGCTGCTGCTAAACCAGCTCAGAAGAATCTGCTCACCATGCTGGACGAGGCCTACATCCAGCCAGAGCCCCTGGGCGTCGTGCTGATTATTGGAGCTTGGAACTACCCGTTTCTCCTCATCATCCAGCCTCTGATTGGAGCCATCGCTGCAG GAAATGCTGCAATTGTCAAGCCTTCTGAAGTGAGTGAAAATACAGCCAAGGTCTTGACTAAGCTGCTCCCTCAGTACTTAGACCAG gACCTGTATGCTGTTGTGAATGGTGGTGTCGAGGAAACCACGGAGCTTCTGAAGCAGCGATTTGACCACATTCTCTACACGGGAAACGCCGCCGTGGGGAAGGTTGTCATGGAAGCCGCTGCCAAGCACCTGACCCCTGTGACCCTTGAACTGGGAGGGAAGAGCCCGTGTTACGTCGACAGAGACTGTGACTTGGACGTTGCCTGCAG ACGCATCGCCTGGGGCAAGTACATGAACTGCGGTCAGATGTGCATCGCCCCCGACTACGTGCTCTGCGAGCCGTCCCTCCAGGACGCGATTGTGCAGAAGGTGAAGGAGGCCGTGAAG gaattttatggagaaaatataaaagaatccCCTGACTATGAAAGGATCATCAATCTTCGTCATTTTAAGAGGCTACGAGGTTTGCTTGAAGGACAGAAGATAGCTTTTGGTGGAGAAATGGATGAGGCTACACGGTACATAG CCCCGACAATACTCACTGATGTGGATCCTGAAACCAAGGTGATGCAAGAAGAAATTTTTGGACCAATTCTCCCAATCGTGCCCGTGCAGAGTGCAGAGGCAGCCACCCGGTTCATAAATGAGCGCGAGAAGCCCCTGACTCTCTACGTGTTTTCCCGTAACAGTAAG CTCATCAAGCAGATGATCGACGGCACGTCCAGCGGGGGCGTCGTGGGCAACGACGTCATCATGCACTTCACGCTCAGCTCCCTGCCCTTCGGCGGCGTGG GGTCCAGTGGGATGGGGGCGTATCACGGAAAATACAGTTTTGATACTTTTTCTCATCAACGTCCCTGTCTGTTAAAAAGCCTGAGGGGAGAAAGTGTCAACAAACTCCGATATCCTCCCAACAGCCAGTCGAAGGTGGACTGGGCAAAGCTTCTCGTCCTGAAACGGTTCAGCAGGGGAAAGCTCAGCCTGCTGCTGCTCGCCCTCCTGGGCGTCGTGGTGGCCGTGCTCATCAAG AAATACCAGGCTGTGCTGAGGAGAAAGGCCCTGGTGATTTTTCTGGGGATTCACAGACTGCTGTCCCGTGAGCAGCGCACAGAGCCGAGCTCTGTCTGTTGA